A genomic region of Saccopteryx bilineata isolate mSacBil1 chromosome 1, mSacBil1_pri_phased_curated, whole genome shotgun sequence contains the following coding sequences:
- the HTR1B gene encoding 5-hydroxytryptamine receptor 1B: protein MPQSCAPERRRGDMEETGAQCAPPPPAGSQAGVSEANLSAAPSHNCSAEKYVYQDSIALPWKVLLIMLLALITLATTLSNAFVIATVSRTRKLHTPANYLIASLAVTDLLVSILVMPISTVYTVTGRWTLGQVVCDFWLSSDITCCTASILHLCVIALDRYWAITDAVEYSVKRTPRRAAVMIALVWVFSISISLPPFFWRQAKAEEEVSDCVVNTDHILYTVYSTVGAFYFPTLLLIALYGRIYVEARSRILKQTPSKTGKRLTRAQLITDSPGSTSSVTSINSRATDMPSESGSPVYVNQVKVRVSDALLEKKKLMAARERKATKTLGIILGAFIVCWLPFFIISLVMPICKDACWFHLAIFDFFNWLGYLNSLINPIIYTMSNEDFKQAFHKLIRFKCPS, encoded by the coding sequence ATGCCCCAGAGCTGCGCTCCGGAGCGAAGGCGAGGAGACATGGAGGAGACCGGCGCTCAGTGCGCCCCGCCGCCGCCTGCGGGCTCCCAGGCAGGGGTTTCTGAAGCCAACCTCTCCGCTGCGCCTTCCCACAACTGCAGTGCCGAGAAGTACGTTTACCAGGACTCCATCGCCCTGCCCTGGAAAGTACTACTGATCATGCTGCTGGCGCTCATCACCCTGGCCACCACGCTCTCCAACGCGTTTGTGATCGCCACCGTGTCCCGGACGAGGAAGCTACACACCCCGGCTAACTACCTGATTGCCTCCCTGGCGGTCACCGACCTGCTGGTCTCCATCCTGGTGATGCCCATCAGCACCGTGTATACGGTCACCGGCCGCTGGACCTTGGGCCAGGTGGTTTGCGACTTCTGGCTCTCGTCGGACATCACCTGTTGCACGGCTTCCATCCTGCACCTCTGTGTCATCGCTCTGGACCGCTACTGGGCCATCACGGACGCCGTGGAGTACTCGGTGAAAAGGACTCCCAGGAGGGCGGCCGTCATGATCGCGCTGGTGTGGGttttctccatctccatctcgCTGCCGCCGTTCTTCTGGCGTCAGGCCAAAGCCGAAGAGGAGGTGTCGGACTGCGTGGTGAACACCGACCACATCCTCTACACAGTCTACTCCACGGTGGGCGCTTTCTACTTTCCCACCCTGCTCCTCATCGCCCTCTACGGCCGCATCTACGTGGAAGCCCGCTCCCGGATTTTGAAACAGACTCCCAGCAAGACTGGCAAGCGTTTGACCCGAGCCCAGCTGATAACCGACTCCCCTGGGTCCACGTCTTCGGTTACCTCCATTAACTCGCGGGCTACCGACATGCCCAGCGAATCCGGGTCTCCCGTGTATGTGAACCAAGTCAAGGTGCGGGTCTCGGACGCCCTGCTGGAGAAGAAGAAACTCATGGCCGCTAGAGAGCGCAAAGCCACAAAGACCCTGGGGATCATTTTGGGAGCGTTTATTGTGTGTTGGCTGCCTTTCTTCATCATCTCCTTAGTGATGCCTATCTGCAAAGATGCATGCTGGTTCCACCTGGCCATCTTTGACTTCTTCAACTGGCTAGGATATCTCAACTCTCTCATTAACCCCATTATCTATACCATGTCCAATGAGGACTTCAAACAAGCGTTTCATAAACTGATACGCTTTAAATGCCCAAGTTGA